One window of Candidatus Nanosynbacter sp. HMT-352 genomic DNA carries:
- a CDS encoding DUF998 domain-containing protein, whose product MKLRQTKDFLRKNRLQVLCILNGVVLAVGLVAAMLLSDDTRWTNWSLSRLGETTSNRLSAFSFNSGVFLSGLIMATIGFFMNRGYLKLGQIRSARISGWILSLFAICMIGVALCPNDTMHAAHFVFSRGIVILMVFLMFILPSSLSYLTHRERISSFSFPIFAAIIAAQGYAMGKFWFVIVEVLLGIFATMWLVLVCRRMELKLSDLKTS is encoded by the coding sequence ATGAAACTTCGACAGACTAAGGATTTTTTGCGTAAGAATCGCCTTCAGGTGCTCTGTATTCTTAATGGTGTCGTTTTGGCTGTGGGCTTGGTTGCGGCGATGCTGCTTTCTGATGATACTCGGTGGACGAACTGGAGTTTGAGTAGATTGGGCGAAACCACTTCGAACCGTTTGTCTGCATTTTCGTTCAACTCGGGAGTATTTTTATCTGGTTTGATTATGGCAACGATTGGATTTTTTATGAATCGCGGTTATCTTAAGCTTGGTCAAATTCGCTCTGCTCGGATATCTGGTTGGATACTTTCATTGTTTGCGATTTGTATGATAGGAGTGGCGCTTTGTCCGAACGACACAATGCATGCGGCGCATTTTGTTTTCTCGCGCGGCATCGTGATATTGATGGTGTTTTTGATGTTTATTTTGCCATCGAGTTTGAGTTATTTAACTCATCGTGAGCGAATCTCATCTTTCAGTTTTCCGATTTTTGCGGCAATTATAGCGGCACAAGGTTACGCGATGGGCAAGTTTTGGTTTGTGATAGTAGAAGTTTTATTGGGGATTTTTGCGACGATGTGGCTAGTTCTGGTTTGTC
- the pheS gene encoding phenylalanine--tRNA ligase subunit alpha gives MVDLDELRREIVLAVSQSKSPREFLRDRRLRELYDQIKSLPPVERGPFGKRINELKQAVEQAIAVRLEELEKVDLKPIDVTAPMDVNSPKPELLPSEQGTIHPLSTEIERISEIFNRMGFVTEESREIDDQFHMFESLNFPKGHPARDDYDTFMTEETDSNGDRLIAPAHTSTMQNRVLTKYRDNLEKGEAIAAIVPDRVFRNEDLDARHEHTFYQVEGVYVSRRVNVGNLIATLQEFLQEYYGKKLDVRVNPFYFPFTEPSFEFALSCPFCEGKNPDCKVCSGEGWIELLGCGMIHPNVLRAAQIDPNEYTGFAFGCGIDRLVMMKYGIEDVRHFESGKLDFLEQF, from the coding sequence ATGGTTGACTTAGATGAATTGAGAAGAGAAATAGTTTTGGCGGTTTCGCAATCCAAATCTCCGCGTGAGTTTTTGCGCGATCGACGACTTAGGGAATTGTATGATCAAATCAAGTCGTTGCCGCCAGTTGAGCGTGGTCCGTTCGGTAAGCGAATTAACGAGCTGAAGCAAGCTGTTGAACAGGCTATTGCTGTGCGACTGGAGGAGCTGGAAAAAGTTGACTTGAAACCGATTGACGTTACGGCGCCGATGGATGTGAATTCGCCCAAGCCTGAACTTTTGCCGAGCGAACAGGGCACGATTCATCCGCTGAGCACTGAAATTGAGCGCATTTCTGAAATTTTTAATCGCATGGGCTTTGTCACGGAAGAGTCCAGAGAGATTGACGATCAATTCCATATGTTCGAGAGTCTGAATTTTCCAAAAGGTCATCCAGCGCGCGACGATTACGATACGTTTATGACCGAGGAAACTGATTCTAATGGCGATCGTTTGATTGCTCCGGCGCATACGTCGACTATGCAAAATCGCGTATTGACGAAATATCGCGACAATTTGGAAAAAGGCGAGGCTATTGCCGCTATCGTTCCTGATCGCGTTTTCCGTAACGAAGATTTGGACGCGCGCCACGAGCATACGTTTTATCAAGTCGAAGGCGTGTACGTTTCACGCCGAGTTAATGTTGGCAATTTGATTGCTACGTTGCAAGAATTTTTGCAGGAATATTATGGCAAGAAACTTGACGTTCGTGTTAATCCATTTTACTTTCCGTTCACCGAGCCTAGCTTCGAGTTTGCGTTAAGTTGTCCGTTTTGTGAAGGAAAAAATCCTGATTGTAAAGTCTGCTCTGGTGAAGGTTGGATTGAACTATTGGGTTGTGGAATGATTCATCCGAATGTTCTTCGGGCGGCGCAAATTGACCCAAATGAATATACAGGATTTGCTTTTGGTTGCGGAATCGACCGCTTGGTTATGATGAAGTATGGAATCGAAGATGTCCGTCATTTTGAAAGTGGCAAGTTGGACTTTTTGGAACAATTTTAA